A stretch of Stigmatopora argus isolate UIUO_Sarg chromosome 22, RoL_Sarg_1.0, whole genome shotgun sequence DNA encodes these proteins:
- the snx19a gene encoding sorting nexin-19a isoform X1, giving the protein MPSFRISNNWSLSEVLGQRRRLLGLGALLAWLVLFHLLVNVWLLCIFTSLLVALGGWLGSRAILDANSLLHLEHFLPLGRATPPQCSAEHEWMLNREIHSAVHKAVRDFVSSWYRTLLPEVEGEFECAVRNSMLDSVMELKERARRVDRKALVQRLLELYGCHLQSYMTARHMQLETRGEKVSLWQLYQEIDSPHRAVGDSAAELSYARALVNLVLHVLVPYPQMETRTGGYMVSELLTCNVLLPLISRVSDPDWLNQTIVDVFTRSRKPQDSSLYGCALPDSWMTCLSSSEQASLASESNSELLSPMSEEESSQCSMMSLDTCSGRNDNCNAGLLTSCKINSCSLTSGHCSHLHESKMLSPDSLTQSNTDDDVTKRLCECGPATNFCNTMNLRDDEDNFGCLAPLKNLGPKVVVPMESLWPAGIAQEKPLVGPSSRLCLNPLNLNTPTKLSVDIQNVQIAGAVTAKEQRGTGAHPYTLYTVTFETATWPENADLLQTATCHTVNRRYSEFLNLQTRLEENPEMKKFVKNVKGPKKMFPDLSFGNTDGEKVEARKGQLDTFLKQLNSIPETARSEDMQEFLSLNSGVCTYFGKKPFVKSRIDKMMENALDTLKTAFPHPESMSPTEDFEGDSDGRTLDNRKYRRLMFPSKPSPSLNIPDLHPKVTYCFSEGSPVLNGMSLSRLENFVLEQERLLCKEQAKQSEPSDLNKSTCRKTHSPDTAVADVALNILCLLMKDQWRWLCTENIQKAIRLIFGTFIERWIDVGVTHLTSAPCWVIYLQVLQEAVWPGGTLPAHPQPERSPAEREETKERCLECLMQLLPELIADMLGSDKYRLSLETMLESLQDHQINKHLIYCICDLLMDFLIPESSDESFQRFLLHKLCKNTPT; this is encoded by the exons ATGCCTTCATTCAGGATTTCTAATAATTGGTCGCTGTCAGAGGTTCTGGGCCAACGGAGGCGACTTCTAGGCCTCGGCGCACTGCTGGCCTGGTTGGTCCTCTTCCATCTCCTCGTCAATGTTTGGCTCCTCTGCATCTTCACTAGTCTCCTGGTTGCGTTAGGAGGTTGGCTTGGATCGCGCGCCATTCTGGACGCCAACAGCCTTCTCCACTTGGAGCATTTCCTGCCGCTCGGCAGAGCGACTCCGCCTCAGTGCTCGGCCGAGCACGAGTGGATGCTGAATCGTGAGATCCACAGCGCCGTCCACAAAGCGGTGCGGGATTTTGTTTCCTCCTGGTATAGAACTCTTCTGCCAGAAGTGGAGGGCGAGTTTGAATGCGCGGTGCGCAATTCCATGCTTGATTCGGTAATGGAGCTGAAGGAGCGTGCAAGGCGAGTGGACAGGAAAGCTCTGGTCCAGCGGCTTTTAGAGCTCTATGGCTGTCACCTGCAGAGCTACATGACAGCCCGACACATGCAGCTGGAAACAAGGGGTGAAAAAGTTAGCCTTTGGCAGCTTTACCAAGAAATAGACAGCCCTCATCGTGCCGTCGGCGATTCAGCTGCTGAGCTCAGCTACGCCAGAGCTCTGGTTAACCTCGTCTTACATGTACTTGTTCCGTACCCTCAGATGGAAACCAGGACCGGAGGCTACATGGTTAGCGAGCTCCTCACCTGCAATGTGCTTCTACCGCTGATAAGTAGGGTTTCTGATCCCGACTGGCTCAACCAAACCATTGTGGATGTCTTCACTAGGTCGCGAAAACCTCAAGACAGCAGTCTGTATGGCTGCGCGCTTCCGGATTCATGGATGACATGCTTGTCGTCTTCGGAACAAGCGAGTTTGGCCAGCGAAAGCAACTCTGAGCTGCTCAGCCCAATGAGTGAGGAGGAATCGTCTCAGTGCAGCATGATGAGCCTGGACACTTGTTCTGGGAGGAATGACAACTGCAATGCCGGTCTGCTCACTTCCTGTAAGATCAACAGCTGTTCCCTGACATCTGGTCACTGTTCTCACCTACACGAGTCCAAGATGCTCTCCCCAGACTCTTTGACACAATCCAACACAGATGACGACGTGACCAAACGCTTGTGCGAATGCGGCCCCGCAACCAATTTCTGCAACACCATGAATTTGAGGGACGATGAGGACAATTTTGGCTGCTTGGCACCACTGAAGAATCTGGGCCCTAAGGTTGTGGTGCCTATGGAATCCCTCTGGCCTGCAGGTATTGCTCAAGAGAAACCTCTAGTAGGGCCTTCAAGTAGACTTTGCTTGAATCCCTTAAACCTCAATACGCCGACCAAACTGTCAGTGGACATCCAGAATGTACAGATTGCTGGAGCAGTTACTGCAAAAGAGCAGCGTGGCACTGGAGCACATCCTTATACTCTCTACACTGTAACG TTTGAGACGGCAACATGGCCCGAAAACGCTGACCTGTTGCAAACCGCTACCTGTCACACAGTCAACCGCAGATACAGCGAGTTTCTCAACCTGCAGACACGCTTAGAGGAAAACCCGGAAATGAAGAAGTTTGTCAAGA ATGTAAAAGGTCCAAAGAAAATGTTCCCCGACCTTTCCTTCGGGAACACCGATGGGGAGAAGGTAGAAGCACGTAAAGGCCAACTGGATACATTCCTTAAG CAACTGAACAGCATTCCCGAAACAGCGAGAAGTGAAGACATGCAAGAGTTCCTTTCTCTAAACTCAGGGGTTTGCACTTATTTTGGGAAAAAGCCATTTGTCAAGTCAAGAATTGATAAG ATGATGGAAAATGCATTAGACACATTGAAAACAGCCTTTCCCCACCCTGAGTCCATGAGTCCAACAGAGGACTTTGAGGGAGACTCTGACGGGAGAACACTGGACAACAGAAAATACAG GAGGCTCATGTTCCCAAGCAAACCGTCTCCATCTCTCAATATTCCTGATTTACATCCTAAAGTGACTTACTGCTTTAGTGAAGGCAGCCCC gtCCTCAACGGCATGTCCTTGTCCAGATTGGAGAACTTTGTCCTAGAGCAGGAAAGGCTTTTATGCAAAGAGCAGGCTAAGCAAAGTGAGCCCTCGGACTTAAATAAATCAACTTGTAGGAAAACTCACAGCCCAG ACACAGCTGTGGCGGATGTTGCGCTGAACATTCTGTGCTTGTTGATGAAGGACCAGTGGCGTTGGCTGTGTACTGAGAACATCCAGAAGGCCATCAGGCTTATCTTTGGCACTTTTATTGAGAG GTGGATTGATGTCGGGGTGACCCACCTCACTAGCGCCCCCTGTTGGGTGATTTACCTCCAGGTGTTGCAGGAGGCGGTGTGGCCCGGAGGCACTCTGCCAGCACATCCACAGCCAGAACGCAGTCCCGCAGAGAGAGAAGAAACCAAGGAGAGATGCCTGGAATGTCTCATGCAGCTCCTTCCTG AGCTCATTGCCGACATGTTAGGGAGCGATAAGTACAGACTGAGCTTGGAGACAATGCTGGAGTCTTTGCAGGACCACCAAATTAACAA GCATCTCATTTACTGCATTTGTGACCTTCTGATGGATTTTCTCATACCAGAGTCAAGCGACGAGTCCTTCCAAAGGTTTCTCCTGCATAAACTTTGCAAAAATACTCCCACATAA
- the snx19a gene encoding sorting nexin-19a isoform X2, translating to MPSFRISNNWSLSEVLGQRRRLLGLGALLAWLVLFHLLVNVWLLCIFTSLLVALGGWLGSRAILDANSLLHLEHFLPLGRATPPQCSAEHEWMLNREIHSAVHKAVRDFVSSWYRTLLPEVEGEFECAVRNSMLDSVMELKERARRVDRKALVQRLLELYGCHLQSYMTARHMQLETRGEKVSLWQLYQEIDSPHRAVGDSAAELSYARALVNLVLHVLVPYPQMETRTGGYMVSELLTCNVLLPLISRVSDPDWLNQTIVDVFTRSRKPQDSSLYGCALPDSWMTCLSSSEQASLASESNSELLSPMSEEESSQCSMMSLDTCSGRNDNCNAGLLTSCKINSCSLTSGHCSHLHESKMLSPDSLTQSNTDDDVTKRLCECGPATNFCNTMNLRDDEDNFGCLAPLKNLGPKVVVPMESLWPAGIAQEKPLVGPSSRLCLNPLNLNTPTKLSVDIQNVQIAGAVTAKEQRGTGAHPYTLYTFETATWPENADLLQTATCHTVNRRYSEFLNLQTRLEENPEMKKFVKNVKGPKKMFPDLSFGNTDGEKVEARKGQLDTFLKQLNSIPETARSEDMQEFLSLNSGVCTYFGKKPFVKSRIDKMMENALDTLKTAFPHPESMSPTEDFEGDSDGRTLDNRKYRRLMFPSKPSPSLNIPDLHPKVTYCFSEGSPVLNGMSLSRLENFVLEQERLLCKEQAKQSEPSDLNKSTCRKTHSPDTAVADVALNILCLLMKDQWRWLCTENIQKAIRLIFGTFIERWIDVGVTHLTSAPCWVIYLQVLQEAVWPGGTLPAHPQPERSPAEREETKERCLECLMQLLPELIADMLGSDKYRLSLETMLESLQDHQINKHLIYCICDLLMDFLIPESSDESFQRFLLHKLCKNTPT from the exons ATGCCTTCATTCAGGATTTCTAATAATTGGTCGCTGTCAGAGGTTCTGGGCCAACGGAGGCGACTTCTAGGCCTCGGCGCACTGCTGGCCTGGTTGGTCCTCTTCCATCTCCTCGTCAATGTTTGGCTCCTCTGCATCTTCACTAGTCTCCTGGTTGCGTTAGGAGGTTGGCTTGGATCGCGCGCCATTCTGGACGCCAACAGCCTTCTCCACTTGGAGCATTTCCTGCCGCTCGGCAGAGCGACTCCGCCTCAGTGCTCGGCCGAGCACGAGTGGATGCTGAATCGTGAGATCCACAGCGCCGTCCACAAAGCGGTGCGGGATTTTGTTTCCTCCTGGTATAGAACTCTTCTGCCAGAAGTGGAGGGCGAGTTTGAATGCGCGGTGCGCAATTCCATGCTTGATTCGGTAATGGAGCTGAAGGAGCGTGCAAGGCGAGTGGACAGGAAAGCTCTGGTCCAGCGGCTTTTAGAGCTCTATGGCTGTCACCTGCAGAGCTACATGACAGCCCGACACATGCAGCTGGAAACAAGGGGTGAAAAAGTTAGCCTTTGGCAGCTTTACCAAGAAATAGACAGCCCTCATCGTGCCGTCGGCGATTCAGCTGCTGAGCTCAGCTACGCCAGAGCTCTGGTTAACCTCGTCTTACATGTACTTGTTCCGTACCCTCAGATGGAAACCAGGACCGGAGGCTACATGGTTAGCGAGCTCCTCACCTGCAATGTGCTTCTACCGCTGATAAGTAGGGTTTCTGATCCCGACTGGCTCAACCAAACCATTGTGGATGTCTTCACTAGGTCGCGAAAACCTCAAGACAGCAGTCTGTATGGCTGCGCGCTTCCGGATTCATGGATGACATGCTTGTCGTCTTCGGAACAAGCGAGTTTGGCCAGCGAAAGCAACTCTGAGCTGCTCAGCCCAATGAGTGAGGAGGAATCGTCTCAGTGCAGCATGATGAGCCTGGACACTTGTTCTGGGAGGAATGACAACTGCAATGCCGGTCTGCTCACTTCCTGTAAGATCAACAGCTGTTCCCTGACATCTGGTCACTGTTCTCACCTACACGAGTCCAAGATGCTCTCCCCAGACTCTTTGACACAATCCAACACAGATGACGACGTGACCAAACGCTTGTGCGAATGCGGCCCCGCAACCAATTTCTGCAACACCATGAATTTGAGGGACGATGAGGACAATTTTGGCTGCTTGGCACCACTGAAGAATCTGGGCCCTAAGGTTGTGGTGCCTATGGAATCCCTCTGGCCTGCAGGTATTGCTCAAGAGAAACCTCTAGTAGGGCCTTCAAGTAGACTTTGCTTGAATCCCTTAAACCTCAATACGCCGACCAAACTGTCAGTGGACATCCAGAATGTACAGATTGCTGGAGCAGTTACTGCAAAAGAGCAGCGTGGCACTGGAGCACATCCTTATACTCTCTACACT TTTGAGACGGCAACATGGCCCGAAAACGCTGACCTGTTGCAAACCGCTACCTGTCACACAGTCAACCGCAGATACAGCGAGTTTCTCAACCTGCAGACACGCTTAGAGGAAAACCCGGAAATGAAGAAGTTTGTCAAGA ATGTAAAAGGTCCAAAGAAAATGTTCCCCGACCTTTCCTTCGGGAACACCGATGGGGAGAAGGTAGAAGCACGTAAAGGCCAACTGGATACATTCCTTAAG CAACTGAACAGCATTCCCGAAACAGCGAGAAGTGAAGACATGCAAGAGTTCCTTTCTCTAAACTCAGGGGTTTGCACTTATTTTGGGAAAAAGCCATTTGTCAAGTCAAGAATTGATAAG ATGATGGAAAATGCATTAGACACATTGAAAACAGCCTTTCCCCACCCTGAGTCCATGAGTCCAACAGAGGACTTTGAGGGAGACTCTGACGGGAGAACACTGGACAACAGAAAATACAG GAGGCTCATGTTCCCAAGCAAACCGTCTCCATCTCTCAATATTCCTGATTTACATCCTAAAGTGACTTACTGCTTTAGTGAAGGCAGCCCC gtCCTCAACGGCATGTCCTTGTCCAGATTGGAGAACTTTGTCCTAGAGCAGGAAAGGCTTTTATGCAAAGAGCAGGCTAAGCAAAGTGAGCCCTCGGACTTAAATAAATCAACTTGTAGGAAAACTCACAGCCCAG ACACAGCTGTGGCGGATGTTGCGCTGAACATTCTGTGCTTGTTGATGAAGGACCAGTGGCGTTGGCTGTGTACTGAGAACATCCAGAAGGCCATCAGGCTTATCTTTGGCACTTTTATTGAGAG GTGGATTGATGTCGGGGTGACCCACCTCACTAGCGCCCCCTGTTGGGTGATTTACCTCCAGGTGTTGCAGGAGGCGGTGTGGCCCGGAGGCACTCTGCCAGCACATCCACAGCCAGAACGCAGTCCCGCAGAGAGAGAAGAAACCAAGGAGAGATGCCTGGAATGTCTCATGCAGCTCCTTCCTG AGCTCATTGCCGACATGTTAGGGAGCGATAAGTACAGACTGAGCTTGGAGACAATGCTGGAGTCTTTGCAGGACCACCAAATTAACAA GCATCTCATTTACTGCATTTGTGACCTTCTGATGGATTTTCTCATACCAGAGTCAAGCGACGAGTCCTTCCAAAGGTTTCTCCTGCATAAACTTTGCAAAAATACTCCCACATAA